AAACCTGAACAACGCTGCCGAATAACCAGACTCGTCTGCGGCCAGCACACCATCCATGACGACTGACTGGCTGGCGACTGCGGCGTCGTACACCAACGTGAGATCTGCGTTTGACGGGAAAGTTCGATCCTGTCCAAACCCGGCGTCCGCAGCGGCCGCCGCGGTCGCAACGTCGTGCATTTCTCCGTCGGGATCCATCAAGGCGAGCATCACGCCAATAAACGACGTCCCTGTTGGGAACTCTCCGACGCCTGGCACGTCAATCGATCGCACATGAGATATGGCAGGCGCGGCCGAATAGCTTTCAAACATCGTGTTCCACGCAGCGCCAGTGGCGACGTCACCGCTCACCAGTACCGACGTCGACTCTGGAAAGTCGAAGCGGTCGCTCAGCGTTATGGCAGTATCGCGAAGAGGCGAAGTCGTCGGGACGAAGTCCAGAAACGAGAACTTGGTGGATAACCCCGTCATCGCGTAGGCACCCAGGCCCGTGAATAGCAAAGCCACCACAATTGTGACGGCTGCGAACTTCTGAGGTAACACCGCAGCCCTCCCGACGATCTTTGGCAGAGCCCGCGCCTCGCCGACAGCGAGACCATCCGTGTCCAGTCGGTGGTGTCTCTCCGCCCGTCGGTCTAACAATTCGCGCACAGCGGGCATGAACGTCAACATCAGCAGGAACGAGAACGCGATGCCCACAGCCGCGAGCTCACCGAACTCTGCAAGTGCAGGGAGGTCGTTCGTAATATTGGTAAGGAATCCGACCGCTGTCGTCAGAGTCGCGAGAACAAGCGCAACACCGACAGTCCTGATTGCCGTAGAAATCGCTGCGTCGACGGTCTTGCCGTCGTGGAGTTCCTGGCGGTAACGCGAGGTCATGTGGATCGCGTAGTCGACGCCGAGACCGATGAGGAGAATCGGCAGGATCTGAACCATCTGTGATTGTTCCTCGAAACGTAGATACCCATATCCGTTCATCCACTGAATGACCAGGCCGATCGTAAGGAACGTCAGCAACGTATCGGCGACCGTTCTGCGGATCCGTCGACTCCCAACCGTCCATAGGAGAAACGCCGCGACGTAGAACATCAAGGCGGTGAGCAGCACCGGACCCAACCCGGCGTCGGCCCACGATGCGGGCAGTACGTCGGGGAACAGCAGCGCGAGACCCGGAGCGATCGAGATACTCGCGCCAATGACCATCAGAACAATCCCGACAACGAACAGCCCACGATCTCGGACAGAACCGGTGCGCACCATAAACACGCTGGCCAGGACAAGCAGGATGATGAGCCCTGCCGATGCGAACAGCCGGAGGATCTCTTGCTGAAAGTCATCTGAGGATCCGAAGATCAGCTCCTGGCTAAACGGATCCATCGCTATCGACTCCGACGTCTGGGCGATTGACACAGCGTCCGCGACAGCCACAGCCCGCCTCGCTGACTCATCAAAGTCGTCGCTCGAGACATACGAGATCGCAGTCAACCCATACTCGGCGGTGGCGGTCTCGAAGTTCGCGTCCTCGGATACCAACGCCGTCATGAACGCCTGAAACTCCACAGGGAGCTCCCCAAATCCCCCGACGTAAAGTGCCTTCACCTCAGAGTCCGAGGTCGGATACTCAGCGCCTGCCTGAAGAGCGAACTGCACAGGGGCGAGATGGCTCAGAACCGCAGAGAACTCTTGTGAATCAGCAAGATACTGCGCAGCATCGCTCGCCCGAACACTTTCATCGAGAGCGAACACCGCGTTCAGGGCGTCAAGCGTAATCACGTCACCCGTCGAGGAAGAGGTCAACACCTGCATGCTTGCGACAGAGCCGAACGTCTCTGAGATGAACGTTGAAGCTGATAATTCTGGGGCGTTCGGGGCAAATGCCTCGTTCTGATCCTCAGCAGGCAGAAACTGAGATGCCAACGAACCGAAGACCATGGTCAACACGACTGTCACGCCAACGACGACCCACGGCACCCTTCTCACCGCGCTGGCAAGACCTCTCACCAATGATTTCACGACATCCTCCACCTGATCGACCTGAGTCAGAATACGACAGAGTCCACCAAATCGACACTAGTACACCGTCCCAAGGATTCTGCCTCTCAACGATAGCCCCCTGTGTCCGAGCAACCGGCGGACTCGATACATGGTGACCGCCGCGATCGAAAGACCCGGATCGAGGAGCGCGCGGAGCGGGCACACTCCCGCCGCCACAGACACCGTGCCGTCAACGAGGCTGGTGTAGGACCGACGCACCGTATTCAAGAAGACGAATCCCCCTAGGCCGGTTCCGGAGCGACACGATTCCAGCGCTGGGTATGTCGACGGGCGAGATAGTGGCACGAAGGTCACTGTGCCCGCAGCCGGCAGCCGATTGTTGTTGACAGAGTGCCATCAATGACCGACAGTGTTATCGGCAGTCGAGGCGCTACGTGCCCTCGTCAGAAGTAAGCCCCGGATCGGCGATGATTCATCGTCCCGGGGCCGCTGCGCGTCTAGGGCACATTGACGCGAGTCGAGTCGCGCATCCGGCATTTGATGCCGCTGACCGTCTCGCAATCGACACCGTATCGGCAGCCTGAGCGAGCGCCCGCCGCAACGTCCGCAAGCCACTGGATCGGTATCCGGTAGCCTGCTCGCCATGCGCTCGACGATCCATGTGACCGGCCACGATATTGAATATGACGTGCTCAACCCTGAGGGGGAGGCGCCATGGGTCGTCTTCTTGCACGAGGGGCTGGGGAGCATTGACCTGTGGCGGGGTTTCCCGGCGGACGTTGTCGCGGCGACGGGGCGGCCCGGGCTGGTGTACAGCCGCTACGGATACGGCTTTTCGGATGCGTTCACCGTGCCTCGGAGTGTCAACTTCATGCACCATGAGGCGCTGGTGATACTCCCTGAGGTGCTCGCCGAGTTCGGTATTGAGCGCCCGATCCTGGTCGGTCATTCCGATGGGGCGTCGATCGCCCTCATCCATGCCGGGGCGGGTCACCCCGTTGCGGGGATCGTTGCGCTGGCACCCCATGTCTTCGTCGAACCGATAGCGATCGCCGCGATCGAGGCGGCGAAGGAGCGGTTCGCCACTACTGATCTTGCTGACCGGATGGGCCGCTATCACCGAGACCCCGTCGCGACGTTCCGTGGCTGGAACGACATATGGCTCGACCCGGCGTTCTTGGACTGGGACATCACCGAGTACCTGCCCACGATCGAGTGCCCGGTCCTCCTGATCCAAGGCCACGACGACGAATACGGCACGTTCGCCCAACTCGACACAATCGACTCCGCAGTCTGCGGTCCGGTAGAACGCCGAGAACTGAAAGACTGCCGCCACTCCCCCCACATCGACCGCCGGCCCGAGACCCTCCAGGCAACAATTCGGTTCATCAACACTGTCATGGCCGCTCGGTGACTTCGCTACGCCCAGACCAGACTCGAACCGAGGACACATCGCCCTTCGCTCCAAGAACGGCCGCACACTCGTCCGATACCATGTACGCAGACGGTGGACCGTCGCGACTCCAATCCTCAG
The genomic region above belongs to Acidobacteriota bacterium and contains:
- a CDS encoding alpha/beta hydrolase: MRSTIHVTGHDIEYDVLNPEGEAPWVVFLHEGLGSIDLWRGFPADVVAATGRPGLVYSRYGYGFSDAFTVPRSVNFMHHEALVILPEVLAEFGIERPILVGHSDGASIALIHAGAGHPVAGIVALAPHVFVEPIAIAAIEAAKERFATTDLADRMGRYHRDPVATFRGWNDIWLDPAFLDWDITEYLPTIECPVLLIQGHDDEYGTFAQLDTIDSAVCGPVERRELKDCRHSPHIDRRPETLQATIRFINTVMAAR
- a CDS encoding MMPL family transporter translates to MKSLVRGLASAVRRVPWVVVGVTVVLTMVFGSLASQFLPAEDQNEAFAPNAPELSASTFISETFGSVASMQVLTSSSTGDVITLDALNAVFALDESVRASDAAQYLADSQEFSAVLSHLAPVQFALQAGAEYPTSDSEVKALYVGGFGELPVEFQAFMTALVSEDANFETATAEYGLTAISYVSSDDFDESARRAVAVADAVSIAQTSESIAMDPFSQELIFGSSDDFQQEILRLFASAGLIILLVLASVFMVRTGSVRDRGLFVVGIVLMVIGASISIAPGLALLFPDVLPASWADAGLGPVLLTALMFYVAAFLLWTVGSRRIRRTVADTLLTFLTIGLVIQWMNGYGYLRFEEQSQMVQILPILLIGLGVDYAIHMTSRYRQELHDGKTVDAAISTAIRTVGVALVLATLTTAVGFLTNITNDLPALAEFGELAAVGIAFSFLLMLTFMPAVRELLDRRAERHHRLDTDGLAVGEARALPKIVGRAAVLPQKFAAVTIVVALLFTGLGAYAMTGLSTKFSFLDFVPTTSPLRDTAITLSDRFDFPESTSVLVSGDVATGAAWNTMFESYSAAPAISHVRSIDVPGVGEFPTGTSFIGVMLALMDPDGEMHDVATAAAAADAGFGQDRTFPSNADLTLVYDAAVASQSVVMDGVLAADESGYSAALFRFDTVAGEESAANLAEDLNSVFSGGQQAGLESVATSSFIISDLVVTSLRDSQLSSLLLTLGAAFLLLVINFWFELRRPMLGLITTVPVAMVVVWTFGIMATLNIPFGPVTAMISAIGIGIGIPYMIHVTHRYLEERLEQPNEDAAIAHTLTHTGGALGGSAITTVLGFGILMTSTTIPFRQFGFVLAYTILLAFLAAVLVLPSMLIVWDRWHRSRGDAVLDAVDSNVVIGE